The Fimbriimonas ginsengisoli Gsoil 348 genome window below encodes:
- a CDS encoding PulJ/GspJ family protein, producing MRKEGFTLLQTLLSLFIGGLVCVIVFQQLLTLSIGQQAASDTNMTATGSRQELDTLADHLRSADSCTNSAAGVLNSVVDAATATSLTYYGDSACTKVRYFLTNGTLSRTDNGVTTIVARNVSSLSFTYYKAATYNSPWTTTTLPNAPTAAELPYVCGVLIDVTTTYNGVATRMQTTVRMRNAPKKISLDGL from the coding sequence ATGAGAAAAGAAGGTTTTACTCTCCTCCAGACCCTTTTGTCGCTCTTTATCGGCGGCCTCGTCTGCGTCATCGTGTTTCAGCAGCTTCTCACGCTGTCGATCGGCCAACAAGCAGCGAGCGACACGAACATGACCGCGACGGGTTCTCGCCAGGAGCTCGACACGCTGGCCGACCACCTTCGCTCGGCCGACTCCTGCACAAATTCCGCGGCCGGGGTGCTGAATTCGGTAGTCGACGCCGCAACGGCGACCAGCTTGACTTACTACGGGGACAGCGCCTGCACCAAGGTCCGCTACTTCCTCACCAACGGAACGCTCTCGCGAACGGATAACGGTGTGACCACCATCGTAGCCCGCAATGTCTCTTCCCTCTCCTTCACCTACTACAAGGCCGCCACCTACAACTCGCCTTGGACGACGACGACGCTTCCGAATGCGCCCACGGCGGCGGAACTTCCCTACGTGTGCGGCGTGCTGATCGACGTAACCACCACTTACAACGGCGTCGCCACTCGGATGCAAACGACCGTTCGCATGCGTAACGCCCCCAAGAAGATCAGTCTCGACGGCCTCTAA
- a CDS encoding glycoside hydrolase family 172 protein: MGFLVALALLAVGSTQDQAGVMGSLARPMEGRSMRATSTFRQGKDGKYDSKAFPKGDLEERSNSDNFRVAPGETHTLMDVKGPGAITHMWMTFLGPEPQDWAKNGSANHQEMLLRIYWDGSKRPAVEAPVGDFFANAFGKRNEVISLPVLVEDADSYNCFWRMPFHKSARVEIVNQSDKPINLLYYNIDWIKLDRLAKDTPYFYAQYRQEYPVKHGEDYVILDTKGKGHYVGTVLSVRTRSPMWFGEGDEKIYIDGEDHASIWGTGTEDYFLSAWGLKKTSTPYFGVPDFDQWGIVGGHTSAYRWHLNDPLVFQKGIRVTMEHFGWMSPDENPKGQTNSWNEREDDYSSVAYWYQTGEPTFTARAPDAKERKLPSLERIVAREVRHGAGEATSQQLDLYDGPQTLYEPKSQEGAWLEVPFTVAKKEPLRLLLNMTTSYDFGTYQAYLNGIKLGGPIDLYSADVKNLEVHLLDFWPDPGQYTLRLECVGKNPASRGYFAGIESLRLRERRPRVTTFGFDKDKDWKKNPILYN, encoded by the coding sequence ATGGGGTTTCTCGTGGCATTGGCGTTGCTGGCGGTCGGATCGACCCAAGATCAAGCGGGTGTGATGGGAAGCCTCGCCCGCCCCATGGAAGGGCGCAGCATGCGCGCGACCTCGACCTTTCGCCAAGGCAAGGACGGCAAGTACGACTCCAAAGCGTTCCCGAAGGGCGACCTTGAGGAGCGAAGCAACTCGGACAATTTCCGCGTCGCCCCCGGCGAAACCCACACGCTGATGGACGTGAAGGGCCCCGGCGCGATCACCCACATGTGGATGACGTTCCTGGGTCCGGAGCCGCAGGATTGGGCCAAGAACGGATCGGCCAACCACCAGGAAATGCTGCTGCGGATCTACTGGGACGGCAGCAAACGCCCCGCCGTCGAAGCGCCGGTCGGCGATTTCTTCGCCAATGCGTTTGGAAAGCGGAACGAAGTGATTTCGCTGCCCGTGCTGGTTGAGGACGCCGATTCTTACAACTGCTTCTGGCGGATGCCGTTTCACAAATCGGCCCGGGTGGAGATCGTCAACCAGAGCGACAAGCCGATCAACCTTCTCTACTACAACATCGACTGGATCAAGCTCGACCGGCTGGCCAAGGACACTCCGTACTTCTATGCCCAATACCGGCAGGAATATCCGGTCAAGCACGGCGAGGATTACGTGATCCTCGACACCAAGGGGAAGGGCCATTACGTGGGAACCGTCTTGTCGGTCCGCACCCGCTCGCCGATGTGGTTCGGCGAGGGTGACGAAAAGATCTACATCGACGGCGAAGATCACGCCTCGATCTGGGGCACCGGCACCGAGGATTACTTCCTCTCCGCCTGGGGGCTCAAGAAGACCAGCACGCCGTACTTCGGCGTCCCCGACTTCGACCAGTGGGGAATCGTCGGCGGCCACACCAGCGCCTACCGGTGGCACCTAAACGACCCGCTCGTCTTCCAAAAGGGGATCCGCGTAACGATGGAGCACTTCGGCTGGATGTCGCCCGACGAAAACCCGAAGGGCCAGACCAATAGCTGGAACGAGCGAGAGGACGACTACTCCAGCGTCGCCTACTGGTACCAAACCGGCGAGCCGACCTTCACCGCCCGCGCCCCTGATGCCAAGGAGCGCAAGCTGCCGAGCCTTGAGAGAATCGTGGCGCGGGAAGTCCGGCATGGCGCCGGAGAGGCGACGTCCCAACAGCTCGACCTCTACGACGGTCCGCAGACCCTTTACGAGCCGAAGAGCCAAGAAGGAGCCTGGCTGGAAGTGCCGTTCACCGTCGCCAAGAAAGAGCCGTTGCGCTTGCTGTTGAACATGACGACCTCCTACGACTTCGGCACCTACCAGGCGTACCTAAACGGCATCAAACTCGGCGGCCCAATCGACCTATACAGCGCCGACGTCAAGAACCTCGAGGTCCACCTCCTCGACTTCTGGCCCGACCCCGGCCAGTACACCCTGCGCCTAGAGTGCGTAGGCAAAAACCCAGCCTCCCGCGGCTATTTCGCCGGCATCGAGTCCCTCCGCCTCAGAGAACGCCGACCCCGAGTGACGACGTTCGGGTTCGACAAAGACAAGGATTGGAAGAAGAATCCGATTTTGTATAACTAG
- a CDS encoding prepilin-type N-terminal cleavage/methylation domain-containing protein — MLKVNSRKNRRGFTLVELLVVVLILATLMAVALPLYLSSVADSSKKTCRANMQSIANAAQAWKVKNRAADFTTMTISALTPDLGAVPTCPDGGAYSIATTGSVNDEGGASTAIPTGSLGISCNKAGHNGFIPGVMTK; from the coding sequence ATGCTTAAAGTCAACTCTCGCAAAAACCGCCGCGGCTTCACGCTCGTTGAGCTGCTCGTCGTCGTCCTGATCCTCGCCACCCTCATGGCAGTCGCGTTGCCGCTCTACCTGAGCTCGGTCGCCGACTCCAGTAAGAAGACGTGCCGCGCCAACATGCAGTCGATCGCCAACGCCGCCCAGGCATGGAAGGTGAAGAACCGAGCCGCCGACTTCACCACGATGACGATCTCCGCTCTCACTCCCGACCTCGGCGCGGTGCCGACCTGTCCGGACGGCGGCGCCTACTCGATCGCCACCACCGGTTCGGTCAACGACGAAGGCGGCGCCTCCACCGCCATCCCCACCGGCTCCCTCGGCATCAGCTGCAACAAAGCCGGCCACAACGGCTTCATCCCCGGCGTGATGACCAAGTAA
- a CDS encoding type IV pilus modification PilV family protein: MVRTRRISRSQRSRGITMIETLIATVIVTVAMLGAVGIFMSVATLSANTAQASTAETIARRAIEEAKNLGFANLPEGSTTRYFDINGAGGATSTSPTDRFKVVTTVSSDVISGGVVDKTALRTVIVTVISTTDNKTLETTGTYFAWGGP; this comes from the coding sequence ATGGTTCGAACAAGGCGAATATCGCGGTCGCAACGCTCCCGGGGAATCACGATGATCGAAACGCTGATCGCAACGGTGATCGTTACGGTCGCGATGCTCGGCGCGGTAGGGATCTTTATGAGCGTGGCGACCCTTAGCGCGAATACCGCGCAAGCATCCACCGCCGAAACCATCGCCCGGCGCGCCATCGAGGAGGCCAAGAACCTCGGGTTCGCCAACCTTCCCGAGGGTTCGACCACGCGTTATTTCGACATCAACGGAGCCGGCGGAGCCACGAGCACGTCGCCTACCGACCGCTTCAAGGTCGTTACGACGGTAAGCAGCGACGTTATCTCTGGCGGGGTGGTGGACAAAACGGCGCTCCGCACGGTGATCGTCACGGTGATTAGCACTACCGACAACAAGACGCTCGAGACCACGGGCACCTACTTTGCGTGGGGTGGACCATGA
- a CDS encoding DUF7305 domain-containing protein: MVAITALMVSGISVLATSHATLQQREADYALAMQLAEAGINYELRYVSTHLTSSPVAHLSGSAYQGSVPGVAGTFTTYVTNTDGTTNWAPPSAMTVVSTGTVNGISRTVTANCKGGGGRKLFDGKYTIFGYSGVTFSGASSAINGDLGANGPIVVKAGGNGSINGNVVLCGPSANLPGGNSVTCRSIIRQTDALTWPTIDTIVAATFPNGWSTLRSATQISAQSARMRTFVGNSPVVTVAGTKLAGWTYTSSLTNSMFNSLGVNTLILPPGDYYFTDIQISGNSKIICDTAALTVPGGTPGPVRIWVNDSTSQDTINCDVTFTTPNDPSKFRLYYNKASSISLGGNMPYYGGIYGVRAGANSAITAATISLAGGAKVTGEVIADQVSLTGGAVATGPSADMSDGGDFVIGNIYGFSDTWQEIKVIANGSVFADGTNR, translated from the coding sequence TTGGTCGCGATCACGGCGCTGATGGTGAGCGGAATTTCGGTGCTCGCAACCTCGCACGCGACGCTTCAGCAACGCGAAGCGGACTACGCGCTGGCGATGCAACTTGCCGAGGCCGGGATCAATTACGAGCTGCGGTACGTCTCGACTCACCTCACCAGCTCGCCAGTCGCCCACCTCTCCGGGTCCGCTTACCAGGGGAGTGTCCCCGGGGTTGCCGGTACCTTCACCACCTACGTCACCAACACCGACGGCACGACCAACTGGGCTCCGCCGAGCGCGATGACGGTGGTCTCCACCGGTACCGTCAACGGCATTTCGCGCACCGTTACCGCCAACTGCAAAGGGGGCGGCGGGCGCAAGCTATTCGACGGTAAGTACACGATCTTCGGTTATTCGGGGGTCACGTTCTCCGGCGCCAGCAGCGCCATTAACGGCGATCTCGGCGCAAACGGACCGATCGTCGTGAAGGCGGGGGGCAACGGGTCGATCAACGGAAACGTCGTCCTCTGCGGACCCAGCGCCAACCTTCCGGGTGGCAACTCGGTCACCTGCCGTTCCATCATTCGGCAGACCGACGCGCTTACCTGGCCAACGATCGATACGATCGTGGCGGCGACGTTTCCGAACGGCTGGAGCACCCTCCGGAGCGCCACGCAGATTTCCGCTCAATCCGCGCGGATGAGAACCTTCGTCGGTAACTCTCCCGTGGTAACCGTCGCGGGAACGAAATTGGCCGGCTGGACCTACACGTCGAGCCTTACCAACTCAATGTTCAACTCCCTAGGTGTGAACACCCTAATCCTTCCCCCGGGCGACTACTATTTCACCGATATCCAGATCAGCGGAAACAGCAAGATCATCTGCGATACCGCCGCCCTGACCGTTCCGGGAGGAACCCCAGGGCCGGTACGGATCTGGGTAAACGACTCGACCAGTCAAGACACCATCAACTGCGACGTCACGTTCACCACGCCCAACGATCCTTCGAAGTTCCGGCTCTACTACAACAAGGCTTCCTCCATCTCTCTGGGGGGCAATATGCCGTACTACGGCGGGATCTACGGAGTAAGGGCCGGCGCCAATTCTGCGATCACTGCGGCGACGATCTCCCTCGCCGGAGGCGCAAAGGTTACCGGCGAAGTGATCGCGGACCAGGTCTCGCTCACGGGAGGCGCGGTTGCCACCGGCCCATCGGCCGACATGTCGGACGGCGGCGACTTCGTGATCGGCAATATCTACGGCTTCTCCGACACCTGGCAGGAGATCAAGGTCATCGCCAACGGCTCCGTTTTCGCGGATGGGACTAACCGATGA
- a CDS encoding DUF7305 domain-containing protein, whose translation MKFPPNPRRFPAGVTRYRGRRGSALMSALALVAMTSLLVTGACLLTTSYVAKQTRDEEYARAIDIADAATNYELNYVDTHMASGWNAHTAASPYTGSISGISGSFSVYTAPASGTGTWSPPDDMVVVATGTAGTGSESVSRTISFSARGYSPLFQGDYAVFGNQSVAFSGASSTLTGNLGSNGPITGNGSVTGQVFLGGTAASIGSGITSQGVTRYTRAVDYPTIDTIVAEVFPQGWATLTSSAQLSAQAARIRKFTNTSGTLSPTGTTSANWSASVTDLTNSSFGSFPLSTMILPPGDYYFTSAQLSGQSAIVCDTGGVTYTGGSPGPVRIWMGGSGTQQDTLNINVTFTAADAHYFRLYYNKASALSIGGNMAYYGGIYAIRAGLNGSVTPATLSLAGGARVTGSIIADVVKMGGGGAVTYPTGGLGYAGDYVDKYGFLKNWKELVGTRPRVFSDGTNW comes from the coding sequence ATGAAGTTCCCCCCCAACCCCCGCCGCTTCCCGGCAGGCGTCACCCGCTATCGCGGACGCCGTGGATCGGCCCTGATGTCTGCCCTCGCCCTCGTGGCGATGACTTCGCTTCTCGTGACCGGAGCTTGCCTGTTGACCACGTCCTACGTCGCCAAGCAAACCAGGGACGAAGAGTACGCCCGTGCGATCGATATTGCGGACGCCGCCACGAATTACGAGCTCAACTACGTGGACACCCACATGGCCTCGGGTTGGAACGCCCACACGGCGGCCTCCCCCTATACCGGTTCGATCAGCGGGATCTCCGGCTCGTTTTCCGTCTACACCGCCCCCGCCTCCGGAACGGGAACCTGGTCGCCTCCGGACGATATGGTGGTCGTGGCAACCGGAACCGCTGGCACCGGCAGCGAGTCGGTAAGCCGCACCATCAGTTTTTCCGCCAGAGGGTACAGCCCTCTATTCCAGGGCGACTACGCCGTATTTGGCAACCAAAGCGTGGCGTTCAGCGGCGCGAGCAGCACCCTCACCGGAAATCTGGGCTCCAACGGTCCGATCACGGGCAACGGCTCGGTCACCGGCCAGGTATTCCTGGGTGGTACAGCCGCGTCCATCGGAAGCGGAATTACCTCCCAAGGGGTCACCCGCTATACACGGGCGGTGGACTACCCTACGATCGATACCATCGTCGCCGAGGTTTTCCCCCAGGGGTGGGCGACATTGACTTCCTCCGCTCAGCTCTCCGCTCAAGCGGCAAGAATCCGAAAATTTACCAATACCTCCGGAACGCTTTCTCCGACTGGAACGACGTCGGCAAACTGGAGCGCGTCGGTCACGGACCTGACGAACTCATCTTTCGGTAGCTTTCCGCTTTCGACGATGATCTTGCCCCCCGGCGATTACTACTTCACCTCCGCCCAGCTTAGCGGCCAGAGCGCGATCGTTTGCGACACTGGCGGCGTGACTTACACCGGAGGCTCGCCGGGACCGGTCAGGATCTGGATGGGTGGAAGCGGCACTCAGCAAGACACGCTGAACATCAACGTTACGTTCACGGCAGCCGACGCCCACTACTTCCGACTCTATTACAACAAGGCGTCGGCCCTCTCGATCGGCGGAAACATGGCCTACTACGGCGGAATCTACGCCATTCGCGCGGGCTTGAACGGGTCGGTGACGCCAGCTACGTTGAGCCTTGCGGGAGGCGCCCGGGTTACCGGTTCCATCATCGCCGATGTCGTGAAGATGGGCGGTGGCGGCGCGGTCACCTACCCCACCGGGGGTCTCGGCTACGCGGGCGACTACGTCGACAAGTACGGGTTCCTAAAGAACTGGAAGGAGCTCGTCGGCACCCGCCCACGTGTCTTCTCCGACGGAACAAACTGGTAA
- a CDS encoding type II secretion system F family protein gives MPNYQYKARDLAGNLTTGVVFADNDAALRTALRDSRLYLVDYKKSLDGGDRGLGSGRPRKVKLLDLVVASRQLATLVRAGLPIIETLATLRAQVENPTLSAALAQIQSEVMSGSSLHEAMAKHPKIFTRLCIALVAAGEAGGMLDKTLDIMADQLDKENQIQQQIKGAMAYPKLVCVACGGVIAFMLTFIVPVFEKVYTQFNAQLPSVTLLLVTMSNFVTHMWWMALMLIFLFIKAIKGFRATKPGTKFFDTMALKMPIFGPIMRKIAIGRFAQTFAGSTRSGIPILNALAVCADTSGNTIIHAAIMKVASQVSEGAPLAPSLDETGQFPPMVTRMIAAGEKSGNLDEMLDEIAKFYSRDVDYAVEKMTKLLEPLMTIVVGGIVLFVLLALYMPVFSLSKVIKK, from the coding sequence ATGCCGAACTACCAATACAAAGCGCGAGACCTCGCCGGGAACCTCACCACCGGTGTGGTGTTTGCGGACAACGATGCGGCGCTTAGGACTGCTCTCCGCGATAGCCGGCTCTACCTCGTCGACTACAAGAAGAGTCTCGACGGCGGCGATAGGGGGCTGGGAAGCGGCCGGCCCAGGAAGGTCAAGCTCCTCGACCTCGTGGTTGCCAGCCGGCAATTGGCAACCCTGGTCCGGGCCGGTCTGCCCATTATCGAAACCCTCGCCACCCTTCGAGCGCAGGTGGAGAACCCGACGCTTTCGGCGGCGCTCGCGCAGATTCAATCCGAAGTGATGTCCGGCAGCTCGCTGCATGAAGCGATGGCTAAACATCCCAAGATCTTCACGCGGCTTTGCATCGCCCTCGTCGCCGCCGGAGAGGCGGGCGGAATGCTCGACAAGACGCTGGATATCATGGCCGACCAGTTGGACAAGGAAAACCAGATCCAGCAACAAATCAAGGGCGCCATGGCCTACCCGAAGCTCGTCTGCGTTGCCTGCGGCGGCGTCATCGCCTTCATGCTCACCTTCATCGTTCCGGTCTTCGAGAAGGTGTACACGCAGTTCAATGCCCAGCTCCCCTCCGTGACGCTGCTTCTCGTCACGATGAGCAACTTCGTGACGCACATGTGGTGGATGGCGCTCATGCTCATCTTCCTCTTCATCAAGGCGATCAAAGGTTTTCGCGCGACGAAGCCCGGAACCAAGTTCTTCGACACGATGGCCCTCAAGATGCCGATCTTCGGCCCGATCATGCGGAAAATCGCCATCGGGCGATTCGCACAGACCTTTGCGGGTTCCACCCGGAGCGGCATTCCGATCTTGAACGCGCTCGCCGTCTGCGCCGACACCTCGGGTAACACGATCATTCACGCCGCGATCATGAAAGTCGCCTCGCAAGTAAGCGAGGGAGCGCCTTTGGCGCCGTCGCTCGACGAAACCGGCCAGTTCCCTCCGATGGTGACGCGAATGATCGCCGCCGGCGAAAAGTCGGGCAACCTCGACGAGATGCTGGACGAGATCGCCAAGTTCTACAGCCGCGACGTCGACTACGCGGTGGAGAAGATGACGAAGCTGCTGGAGCCGCTCATGACGATCGTGGTCGGCGGCATCGTCCTCTTCGTCCTCCTCGCCCTCTACATGCCGGTCTTCAGCCTCAGCAAGGTCATCAAGAAGTAA
- a CDS encoding MGMT family protein, whose product MVKLTARERLAAGDPPAVYTLDDAKAARLKGRTMLIPSPMQVRDAIAAIPVGQSKTFGQLRADLARDSGADVTCPFAAGVFWRVVAEAAEEDRAEGATEVTPWWRVTRDGKPNPKLPGGESRHRELLGEEGIKI is encoded by the coding sequence ATGGTCAAATTGACGGCACGGGAGAGGCTTGCCGCGGGCGATCCGCCCGCCGTGTACACCTTGGACGATGCGAAAGCGGCTCGCCTGAAAGGGCGAACGATGCTGATCCCGTCCCCGATGCAGGTACGCGACGCGATCGCCGCCATCCCGGTGGGACAGTCGAAGACGTTCGGCCAACTAAGAGCCGACCTGGCGAGGGATTCCGGCGCGGATGTCACCTGTCCGTTTGCCGCCGGTGTCTTCTGGCGAGTCGTGGCCGAGGCCGCCGAGGAGGATCGAGCCGAAGGCGCGACCGAAGTGACCCCCTGGTGGCGCGTAACTCGAGACGGAAAGCCCAACCCCAAACTCCCCGGCGGCGAATCGCGCCACCGCGAGCTCCTCGGGGAAGAAGGGATCAAGATCTAG
- a CDS encoding NmrA/HSCARG family protein, with protein sequence MSESKIITVFGATGAQGGGLVRAILDDPEGGFKARAVTRNPDSDKAKALAALGAEVVAGDVDDPASVAKALEGAYGAYFVTFFWDHFSPEKEAAQAKTFAEAAKAAGIQHAIWSTLEDTRKFVPLSDDRMPTLQGKYKVPHFDVKGESNQLFVQAGVPTTFLLTSFYWDNFIHFGMGPQRGPDGKLALNLPMGDRRLPGIAAEDIGRCAYGIFKRPELIGQTVGIAGEHPTGTEMAREFSEALGEEVVYNAVPFDVYRSLGFPGADDLGNMFQFKHDFQDDFRAPRDVAESALLNPRLQSFHQWLQAHADSFATK encoded by the coding sequence GTGAGTGAGAGCAAGATTATTACCGTATTCGGCGCGACCGGGGCTCAAGGAGGCGGGTTGGTCCGCGCGATTCTCGACGACCCAGAAGGTGGATTCAAGGCGCGAGCCGTCACCCGCAACCCAGATTCCGACAAGGCAAAAGCGCTCGCCGCGCTTGGTGCGGAAGTGGTGGCGGGCGACGTCGACGACCCCGCGAGCGTAGCCAAAGCGCTAGAAGGAGCCTACGGCGCTTACTTCGTCACCTTCTTCTGGGACCACTTCTCGCCCGAGAAGGAGGCCGCTCAGGCCAAGACTTTCGCCGAAGCCGCCAAAGCGGCGGGTATTCAGCACGCCATCTGGTCGACCCTCGAAGACACGCGCAAATTCGTGCCATTGAGCGACGACCGGATGCCGACGCTCCAAGGCAAGTACAAGGTTCCGCACTTCGACGTCAAGGGTGAGTCCAACCAGCTCTTCGTGCAGGCCGGCGTGCCCACGACCTTCTTGCTTACCTCCTTCTACTGGGATAACTTCATCCACTTCGGTATGGGCCCACAGCGGGGGCCGGACGGCAAGCTCGCGCTCAATCTCCCAATGGGCGACCGCCGCCTTCCCGGGATTGCCGCCGAAGACATCGGCCGGTGCGCATACGGGATCTTCAAGCGCCCCGAGTTGATCGGCCAGACCGTCGGTATCGCCGGCGAGCACCCCACCGGCACGGAAATGGCGCGTGAATTCAGCGAGGCGCTCGGCGAAGAGGTCGTGTACAACGCGGTCCCGTTCGACGTCTACCGCAGCCTCGGGTTTCCCGGCGCAGACGACCTGGGCAATATGTTCCAGTTTAAGCACGACTTCCAGGACGACTTCCGCGCCCCTCGCGATGTCGCCGAGTCCGCGCTGCTAAACCCCCGCCTCCAATCGTTCCACCAGTGGCTCCAAGCCCACGCGGATAGCTTCGCCACGAAGTAG
- a CDS encoding PilN domain-containing protein, with translation MGLKASRSLLGIELHEQEIRIVEIRNKDGEASISALAVFKPGEDFLGEWGVTDPERLGAQLRHCLDEANIHTSEAAFGIPAWCCLVRPLGVPPVAGQELHRIVEGEIEHYQLFREPGASFDLVRLNDSKLLESSFRNFLMFGAERRILESVQVLARAAGLRLIAVEPTHSALYRVAYSQVTSPPSVVVTLSETHAQISLLDAGQLALHRSFDLGSSIFDVPDPEDGTFKPYFDVDAASSLAIELRRSIDFLARELPESRGTDLIHMGCTHAEASTLAHWLESALQLTVQVSDIRRGGPNIRILKALTEKDTNRYVAAYGLALRDPRHLPEGVPIISLFANQRVKAEVKEEGRRKFGVAMVCSLVLLACGLLTAALGTVRARSAANDLAKSKEKLATTQQIEQAQAQQAIQKEERLRLLSAEGVPVRSLISAITRAVPDGVGLMEVRMSPATADISGETTSQAAIIKMSDSLRSEPLFAGVSLTWFESVDPNIPAAGIRFRMSVQNAPRPVAPPPSASPTTTASLGLAGTPTGATPLSNPGQGARS, from the coding sequence ATGGGTCTGAAAGCTTCACGCAGCTTACTGGGAATAGAGCTCCACGAACAGGAGATCCGGATCGTAGAAATCCGGAACAAGGACGGCGAGGCTTCGATTTCCGCGCTTGCCGTATTCAAGCCGGGCGAGGACTTTCTCGGCGAGTGGGGGGTCACGGATCCGGAGCGCTTGGGCGCACAACTCCGTCACTGCCTCGACGAGGCCAATATCCATACCTCCGAAGCGGCCTTCGGCATTCCCGCTTGGTGCTGCCTGGTTAGACCGCTCGGCGTGCCTCCGGTTGCCGGCCAAGAGCTGCACCGCATCGTCGAGGGTGAGATCGAGCACTACCAGCTCTTCCGAGAGCCGGGCGCTTCTTTCGACCTTGTTCGACTGAACGATAGCAAGCTACTGGAGTCGTCGTTCCGGAACTTCCTGATGTTTGGCGCGGAGCGCCGGATCTTGGAGAGCGTCCAAGTGTTGGCGCGGGCCGCGGGACTTCGTCTCATCGCCGTCGAGCCGACCCACTCGGCCCTATACCGGGTGGCGTACAGCCAGGTCACTTCCCCGCCCAGCGTCGTAGTCACGCTGAGCGAGACGCACGCTCAAATTTCGCTCCTCGACGCGGGCCAGCTTGCGCTTCATCGATCCTTCGACCTGGGCTCGTCGATCTTCGACGTGCCCGATCCGGAGGACGGCACGTTCAAGCCTTACTTCGACGTCGATGCGGCCAGCAGCCTCGCCATCGAGCTTCGGCGGTCGATCGACTTCCTTGCCCGCGAGCTCCCCGAGAGCCGCGGAACGGATTTGATCCACATGGGTTGCACCCATGCCGAGGCGTCGACGCTCGCCCACTGGCTTGAATCGGCGCTCCAGTTGACGGTCCAGGTCTCGGATATCCGCCGCGGCGGTCCGAACATCCGCATCCTCAAGGCATTAACCGAGAAAGACACCAACCGATACGTCGCGGCTTACGGACTTGCGCTCCGCGATCCTCGCCATCTGCCGGAAGGGGTGCCGATCATTTCCCTTTTCGCCAACCAGCGCGTCAAGGCGGAGGTCAAAGAGGAAGGACGCCGAAAGTTCGGCGTCGCAATGGTTTGCTCGCTGGTACTGCTCGCATGCGGCCTCCTGACCGCGGCGCTCGGTACGGTTAGGGCTCGGTCGGCCGCCAACGATTTGGCGAAGTCGAAGGAGAAGCTCGCCACCACTCAGCAGATCGAGCAGGCCCAAGCCCAACAGGCGATTCAGAAGGAGGAACGGTTGCGGCTGCTCTCCGCCGAGGGGGTTCCGGTGCGCTCGCTTATCTCCGCCATCACGCGCGCCGTTCCGGACGGCGTCGGACTCATGGAAGTCCGCATGTCTCCGGCGACCGCCGACATATCGGGAGAAACCACCTCTCAAGCGGCGATTATCAAGATGAGCGACTCGCTTCGTAGCGAGCCGCTGTTCGCCGGAGTTTCGCTGACCTGGTTCGAGAGCGTAGATCCCAACATCCCCGCGGCCGGAATCCGGTTCCGAATGAGCGTCCAGAATGCTCCCCGGCCGGTTGCTCCGCCTCCCAGCGCCTCGCCTACCACTACCGCCAGCTTAGGTCTGGCGGGAACGCCTACCGGCGCAACGCCCCTTTCCAACCCAGGCCAAGGAGCCCGCTCATGA